A genomic region of Catalinimonas niigatensis contains the following coding sequences:
- a CDS encoding DUF5723 family protein: MKYIYLIFILILSSSAWAQQEFTLHTMDLVFQSAHTNPATLHRHKASITLASSYHINVKNTGFNYNRLAAQVETDETGQKVLDLGKLAENLKLNGKDYLHASASVDLFALSFRAGKNRFSLNLTEHMQARMGYSDALLKLAVNGNTPGSTTSLGGYKLNGMHYRELGIGFNRKILAEDKLVVGGRVKTLFGLSNVKTIRTDVNMHTADESDMYAITATSDILVRSAGVDMLEDGDLEYLLNTANRGYGIDLGASYQYSNALSFSASIVNLGYIKWKEGVTNYTSKGEYTFTGIDNNDLFNGSFSLDQTELIDSITNIFEFEETSEAYSTSLPTQMYLSGFYKVATNTTASASIYSDFMGGFRKGMALGITQQAGRWFQASATYAMHARSYNNLGLGFVLGTGGSGLQFYAITDNVLALANPGSAKMVNIRTGFNVVF, from the coding sequence ATGAAATATATTTACTTAATTTTCATACTTATCCTTTCAAGTTCGGCATGGGCACAGCAGGAGTTTACCTTGCATACGATGGATCTTGTATTCCAGTCGGCCCATACCAACCCTGCTACTTTGCATCGTCATAAGGCGAGTATTACCCTGGCTTCTTCTTATCACATCAACGTAAAAAATACCGGATTCAACTACAATCGCCTTGCTGCACAGGTAGAGACCGATGAAACAGGACAAAAGGTGTTAGATCTGGGTAAACTTGCTGAGAATTTAAAACTAAATGGAAAAGATTATCTCCATGCAAGTGCTTCCGTTGATCTGTTTGCATTAAGTTTTCGGGCAGGTAAAAATCGTTTTTCTCTCAATCTGACAGAGCATATGCAGGCACGTATGGGATATTCAGATGCATTATTGAAGCTGGCAGTAAATGGAAATACGCCGGGAAGTACCACAAGTCTGGGAGGATACAAACTTAACGGTATGCACTACAGAGAACTGGGTATTGGTTTTAATAGAAAAATTCTGGCAGAAGATAAACTGGTAGTGGGTGGTAGAGTCAAAACTCTTTTTGGTTTGTCCAATGTAAAAACCATACGTACTGATGTCAACATGCATACTGCTGATGAATCAGATATGTACGCCATTACTGCAACTTCCGATATATTGGTACGGAGTGCAGGAGTAGATATGCTGGAAGATGGTGACCTGGAGTATTTATTAAACACCGCCAACAGGGGATACGGAATAGACTTGGGAGCAAGTTATCAGTATTCTAACGCACTAAGCTTTAGTGCTTCTATTGTCAATCTGGGGTATATCAAATGGAAGGAAGGGGTAACTAACTATACTTCTAAAGGAGAATATACATTTACAGGAATTGATAATAACGACCTTTTTAATGGCTCATTTAGTCTGGATCAGACAGAACTGATAGACTCAATTACCAACATCTTTGAGTTTGAAGAAACATCAGAAGCTTATAGTACATCTTTGCCAACACAAATGTATCTGTCAGGATTTTACAAAGTGGCTACCAACACTACTGCATCAGCAAGTATCTATTCTGATTTTATGGGAGGTTTCCGTAAGGGGATGGCGTTAGGCATCACTCAGCAGGCAGGACGTTGGTTTCAGGCATCGGCTACTTATGCTATGCATGCACGCTCTTACAATAATCTTGGCTTAGGTTTTGTGTTGGGCACGGGAGGTTCGGGACTACAGTTTTATGCAATTACAGACAATGTGCTTGCTCTGGCCAATCCCGGAAGTGCCAAGATGGTCAATATACGTACCGGATTCAACGTTGTCTTTTAA
- a CDS encoding L-type lectin-domain containing protein: protein MSRSFSLLCTLACITFAPIVNAQFELMGTADYMPSGCIMLTPNEPYAEGIAYSTTKLNLADYFEIEFDIYLGDKDEYGADGIAFVIHDDPRGFNAFGTYGEGIGYGRFNPAFISGNFIAPSVAVEFDTYQNAIQNDPAGDHVAFLENGSSFHEKYWNGGNENLNLEDDRMHNFRFGWNPETKEIIVRLDNNIVFQGTKNLVEDYFDGETEVIWGFTSSTGRKYNLQYFCFRRIAYRKPNIDIKQAEAIYLTE from the coding sequence ATGAGCAGATCCTTTTCTCTTCTTTGTACTTTAGCATGTATCACGTTTGCACCCATAGTGAATGCCCAATTTGAATTGATGGGTACGGCTGACTATATGCCTTCCGGTTGCATCATGCTTACCCCCAATGAACCCTATGCAGAAGGAATTGCCTACAGTACCACCAAGCTCAATTTGGCTGATTATTTTGAGATTGAATTTGATATTTATCTGGGTGATAAAGATGAATATGGTGCAGATGGAATTGCTTTTGTGATTCATGATGATCCCAGGGGCTTCAATGCCTTTGGTACTTATGGCGAAGGTATAGGTTATGGACGCTTCAATCCTGCTTTCATATCTGGAAACTTCATTGCTCCCTCAGTGGCTGTTGAGTTTGATACCTACCAAAATGCTATCCAGAATGACCCAGCCGGTGATCATGTAGCTTTTCTAGAAAATGGCAGCAGTTTTCATGAAAAGTATTGGAACGGAGGTAATGAGAATCTTAACCTGGAGGATGATCGTATGCATAATTTTCGTTTTGGCTGGAATCCGGAGACAAAGGAAATCATTGTGAGACTGGATAATAACATCGTGTTTCAGGGAACAAAAAATCTGGTAGAAGATTATTTTGATGGCGAAACGGAAGTGATCTGGGGTTTTACATCATCTACCGGTAGAAAATATAATTTACAGTACTTCTGCTTCCGCCGCATAGCCTATCGTAAACCTAATATTGATATCAAACAAGCAGAGGCAATTTACTTAACCGAATAG
- a CDS encoding ComEC/Rec2 family competence protein → MFKWVPYPFLRLTPVLISGILAANYLHWRLPLSLLLTTWILYTLLAFGIPKQYRYKWANWVGMAGLLWLFVTSWFYVQHRQDDRQEQHLGNISIPYTHYVATVKEPSEPKKNSYQAVAEVDYLVQRDSVGVVRTTPAKGKIILYQPKNDSLSTFVYGDQILIQGQAQRIKPPANPHEFDYRQFLIYQHIYHQHYLPKDQWTSIGSNISNPLISFAYTARSRCRQVFAQGISDPQARGIAQALVLGIKTELDDEIRNAYAAAGAMHVLAVSGLHVGIIYLVLSFLLKPLEHIGKGGHVLKAVLCLLALWAYALLTGLSPSVMRAALMFSFIIVAEATRRQTNIYNTIAASAFFLLLFDPYLLMSVGFQLSYLAVLGIVYLQPKIYRWFNPENRWLDWLWGLTAVSIAAQLATFPLGLYYFQQFPIYFWLSNIIVIPAAYLILSLGLLCFAVGLSLPSLLTYPGWLLEKVIQVTNLGVLWIEQLPVSVLKGIYFSSGETLLLYGAIGFLLMLFYYRRFKYVWMLSGCIGLMLTIHVLHIAQEYQKTSITFYQVPKESRLDLSSGRTNLHLGNNDSKAMYHILPNQIYRGVKTSYLSDSTASSSLAVQPWKNMLIMVWKGKKIAMVREPFDGKSRLTEKLPVDVVVVCNNALTTLASLDSYFNYQKLIIDSSNSHYRAAKLAQEAEELNISYHCVPLQGAYEYLID, encoded by the coding sequence ATGTTCAAATGGGTGCCTTATCCTTTTCTTAGGCTTACGCCGGTGCTTATCAGCGGTATATTGGCAGCTAACTATTTACACTGGAGGCTCCCCCTAAGCTTACTGCTGACAACGTGGATATTGTACACCCTGCTGGCTTTTGGTATTCCGAAACAGTATCGTTACAAGTGGGCGAATTGGGTTGGGATGGCAGGACTTCTTTGGCTTTTCGTAACATCCTGGTTTTATGTACAACATCGGCAAGATGATCGACAGGAGCAGCATCTGGGAAATATCAGCATTCCTTATACCCATTATGTAGCCACTGTCAAAGAACCCAGTGAACCAAAAAAGAATTCTTATCAGGCTGTTGCAGAAGTAGATTATCTGGTACAGAGGGACAGCGTTGGCGTTGTTCGTACCACGCCTGCCAAAGGGAAAATCATTCTGTATCAGCCCAAAAACGATAGTCTGTCTACTTTTGTGTACGGAGATCAGATACTTATTCAGGGACAAGCACAACGGATAAAACCTCCTGCCAATCCCCATGAGTTTGACTACCGGCAGTTTCTGATTTATCAGCATATCTATCATCAGCATTATCTGCCAAAAGATCAGTGGACAAGCATAGGCAGTAACATCTCAAATCCTCTTATCTCTTTTGCCTATACAGCTCGCAGTCGCTGCCGTCAGGTTTTTGCTCAGGGTATCAGCGATCCTCAGGCCAGAGGGATAGCACAGGCTTTGGTGCTTGGTATCAAAACAGAGCTTGATGATGAGATCCGAAATGCCTATGCCGCCGCCGGGGCGATGCATGTGCTGGCAGTATCCGGGCTTCACGTCGGGATTATTTACCTAGTACTGTCATTTTTGCTTAAGCCATTAGAACATATCGGAAAAGGAGGGCATGTCCTTAAAGCAGTACTTTGTTTGCTGGCTTTATGGGCTTATGCACTGCTCACCGGTCTATCCCCTTCAGTGATGCGGGCTGCCCTGATGTTTAGCTTTATCATTGTTGCAGAGGCAACCCGAAGGCAAACCAATATTTACAATACCATCGCAGCTTCGGCTTTTTTTCTGCTGCTTTTTGATCCTTACCTGCTCATGTCAGTTGGTTTTCAGCTTTCTTATCTGGCGGTGCTGGGGATTGTTTATCTGCAACCTAAAATATATCGTTGGTTCAATCCAGAAAACAGATGGCTGGACTGGCTCTGGGGGCTTACCGCCGTATCTATCGCTGCCCAACTGGCTACTTTTCCGCTGGGCCTCTACTACTTTCAGCAGTTTCCGATCTACTTCTGGCTTTCCAATATTATAGTGATTCCGGCAGCTTATCTCATACTTTCTTTAGGCCTGCTTTGTTTCGCCGTTGGACTAAGTCTTCCGTCCCTGCTCACGTATCCCGGATGGCTTTTGGAGAAAGTGATACAGGTAACTAACCTGGGAGTATTGTGGATTGAACAACTGCCTGTGAGTGTGCTCAAAGGAATCTATTTCAGCAGTGGAGAAACGTTACTTTTGTATGGAGCAATAGGTTTTCTGCTGATGCTTTTTTACTATAGACGCTTTAAGTATGTGTGGATGTTGAGTGGATGCATCGGACTTATGCTAACTATACATGTGCTACATATTGCTCAGGAATATCAGAAAACCAGTATCACTTTTTATCAGGTACCCAAAGAAAGCAGGCTAGATTTGAGTAGTGGCAGAACGAACCTCCATTTGGGAAATAATGATTCTAAAGCCATGTATCATATCTTGCCTAACCAGATTTACAGGGGGGTAAAAACCAGTTATCTGTCCGATAGTACCGCTTCGTCCTCTCTGGCCGTACAGCCCTGGAAGAACATGCTAATCATGGTATGGAAAGGTAAAAAAATAGCGATGGTAAGAGAGCCATTTGATGGGAAAAGCCGACTTACCGAAAAGTTACCAGTGGATGTAGTAGTCGTTTGTAACAATGCCTTGACTACGTTAGCTTCTTTAGATTCATACTTTAATTATCAGAAATTGATTATTGATAGTTCTAATTCGCATTATCGGGCTGCAAAACTGGCGCAGGAAGCAGAGGAACTAAATATTTCTTATCATTGTGTTCCACTACAAGGCGCCTATGAGTACCTGATTGATTGA
- a CDS encoding histone deacetylase family protein: MIDLKPIDIFYSERFHYPLPEGHRFPIDKYVLVKEQLLYQGIITEDQLIDPGLIDEAAILLVHTAEYWQQVKTLTLPPPMVRRIGLPNTEVSVNRARNSVAGTLRAAEAALLNGVGMNLAGGTHHAYLDRGEGFSTLNDIAIAASFLLSQQQVNNILIIDLDVHQGNGNAFIFAGHPSVFTFSMHAQDNYPLKKEKSDLDIALPSGTSDDEYLDVLQHTLPHLFETHQPDLVFFQAGIDVLATDKLGKLALTKQGCLQRDRMVFQTCKKYGAPVASCMGGGYSPRMADIVDAHCNTFRAADEAFA; this comes from the coding sequence TTGATTGATTTGAAACCTATTGATATTTTTTATTCTGAACGTTTTCATTATCCTCTGCCGGAGGGGCATCGCTTCCCGATAGACAAATATGTGCTGGTAAAAGAGCAATTGCTATATCAGGGAATCATTACTGAAGATCAGCTTATTGACCCTGGTCTGATAGATGAAGCTGCTATTTTACTGGTGCACACCGCCGAATACTGGCAGCAGGTAAAAACGTTGACTTTGCCACCTCCTATGGTCAGGCGTATTGGACTACCTAATACAGAGGTTTCTGTAAACCGTGCCAGAAACAGTGTTGCAGGAACACTCAGGGCAGCAGAAGCTGCACTACTCAATGGGGTAGGAATGAATCTGGCAGGAGGTACCCATCATGCCTATCTTGATCGGGGAGAGGGCTTCAGTACCCTGAATGATATCGCTATTGCAGCTTCTTTTCTGCTCAGCCAGCAGCAGGTGAACAACATACTGATCATAGACCTGGATGTACATCAGGGTAATGGCAATGCATTCATTTTTGCAGGCCATCCTTCTGTCTTTACCTTCAGTATGCATGCACAGGATAACTATCCCCTAAAAAAAGAAAAATCTGATCTGGACATTGCACTGCCTAGTGGTACCAGCGATGATGAATATCTGGATGTACTACAGCATACTCTGCCTCACTTGTTTGAGACGCATCAGCCTGATCTGGTTTTTTTTCAGGCGGGCATAGATGTACTGGCTACGGATAAATTAGGCAAGCTTGCGCTAACTAAACAAGGATGTCTCCAGCGCGACCGCATGGTGTTCCAGACTTGTAAGAAGTACGGTGCACCTGTGGCAAGCTGCATGGGTGGTGGATACTCTCCCCGTATGGCTGATATTGTAGATGCACATTGCAATACCTTTAGAGCAGCCGACGAAGCTTTTGCCTAA
- a CDS encoding patatin-like phospholipase family protein: protein MKRVKEKFVDPIYYSLPVQLLVLNLRKNQLLLLGWVFLFSAITGSIGKNLGIPYLFLDPEYLGKVDFISFFIVGIAVGGLTMTYHITCYILDGNSFSFLGALSRPFAKLAINNAIVPTAFLITYMFQVVSFQLKNEYNTSWDIFVKVAGLFCGFMLMLMFLFAYFRFTNKDIFRFVASNVNRQLKRVTISRVRIMQNLNTARKNPNRVDHYLDINCKFRKAPSGSYDKELVTKVFDQNHLNSIIIEAFILLLILALGFFHDRPLFQIPAAASGVLLLTIIMMLIGAITYWLRGWATTVVIIVFFLLNAVVKNNWVSSTYMAFGLNYDVPHAPYTLEKVQSQNDSLQYVEDKAATEAILEKWKQKATLADTIEKPKMVFICTSGGGLRSALWTMSALQTADSLTQGKLFDHTQLITGASGGLVGASYFRELVLRKKLQQKKSVPKPIAQFATHQNEQHYSVYNPRYVDNLGKDNLNAIIFTLLVNDLFVRFQPFEIEGKTYIKDRGYAFEQQLNKNTEGILNKKLIDYREPEQQALIPMMLLSPAIVNDGRKLYISPQHVSYMNTGIYNNQSGHQVQVKGIDFMRFFAEQDAGSLRFLTALRMNAAFPYVTPNVSMPTEPRIQIMDAGLTDNFGVSDAVRFMYVFKDWINENTSGVVFLCVRDSEKIEPIQKPLGSSLLQRMTAPFRFLYNNLFNIQDINNDDRLEYMQNWIEVPFEQINMEYISYPSRFDKVAFTAIKERPSLSWHLTSREKDNIINNIQHPRNQEALRRLQEILN from the coding sequence ATGAAGAGAGTCAAAGAGAAGTTTGTAGATCCAATCTATTATTCGTTACCGGTACAGCTCCTGGTTTTAAATTTGCGTAAGAACCAACTCTTGCTGTTAGGCTGGGTTTTTCTTTTTTCTGCCATAACAGGCAGCATTGGCAAAAATTTAGGTATTCCCTATTTGTTCCTTGATCCTGAATATCTGGGCAAGGTTGATTTCATTAGCTTCTTCATCGTTGGCATTGCAGTAGGCGGTCTTACCATGACTTACCATATTACCTGCTATATACTGGACGGAAACAGTTTCAGCTTTTTAGGAGCCTTATCAAGACCTTTTGCAAAGTTGGCCATCAATAATGCAATTGTTCCAACTGCATTCCTCATTACGTACATGTTTCAGGTTGTAAGCTTTCAGCTTAAAAATGAATATAACACAAGCTGGGATATCTTTGTCAAGGTGGCAGGCTTGTTTTGCGGCTTTATGCTCATGCTCATGTTTCTCTTTGCCTACTTCAGGTTTACCAATAAAGACATTTTTAGATTTGTTGCATCCAATGTAAACCGTCAGCTTAAGAGGGTAACGATATCCAGGGTAAGGATCATGCAGAATCTAAATACCGCACGAAAAAACCCAAACCGGGTAGATCACTATCTCGACATTAACTGCAAGTTCCGCAAAGCTCCCTCGGGGAGTTATGACAAAGAACTAGTCACCAAAGTATTTGACCAAAATCATCTTAACTCTATCATCATAGAGGCTTTTATTTTACTGTTGATACTGGCCCTCGGCTTTTTTCATGACAGGCCTCTTTTTCAGATACCAGCAGCTGCCAGCGGAGTTTTATTGCTCACCATTATCATGATGCTTATTGGCGCGATTACCTATTGGCTTAGGGGGTGGGCAACGACTGTTGTAATTATTGTCTTTTTTCTGCTTAATGCAGTGGTAAAAAACAACTGGGTCAGCAGCACGTATATGGCGTTTGGGCTTAATTATGACGTCCCCCATGCACCATACACACTGGAGAAGGTACAGTCGCAAAACGATAGCCTACAATATGTTGAGGATAAGGCAGCCACGGAGGCTATTCTGGAGAAGTGGAAGCAAAAAGCAACCCTGGCTGATACCATAGAAAAGCCTAAAATGGTCTTTATTTGTACCAGTGGAGGCGGCTTACGTTCTGCCCTCTGGACAATGAGCGCACTGCAAACGGCAGACAGTCTTACCCAGGGAAAATTGTTTGACCACACCCAACTCATTACCGGAGCCTCCGGAGGATTGGTAGGTGCCTCTTATTTTAGAGAATTGGTGCTGAGGAAAAAGCTACAGCAGAAGAAGAGTGTTCCAAAACCTATTGCTCAGTTTGCAACTCACCAAAATGAGCAGCATTACTCTGTCTATAATCCACGCTATGTAGATAATCTGGGAAAAGACAACCTCAATGCAATCATTTTCACCCTGCTGGTCAACGACCTTTTTGTGCGGTTCCAGCCTTTTGAGATAGAAGGCAAAACTTATATCAAAGATCGTGGATATGCCTTTGAACAACAGCTTAATAAGAATACAGAAGGTATTCTAAATAAAAAACTTATTGACTATCGTGAACCTGAACAGCAGGCTCTGATTCCTATGATGTTGCTTTCTCCTGCCATTGTCAATGATGGTCGCAAGCTATACATCTCTCCGCAGCATGTGTCTTATATGAATACCGGCATATACAATAATCAAAGTGGCCATCAGGTGCAGGTAAAAGGCATTGACTTTATGCGTTTCTTTGCCGAGCAGGATGCGGGCTCGTTGCGATTTTTGACGGCCCTGCGTATGAATGCAGCTTTTCCCTATGTCACCCCTAATGTTAGCATGCCTACCGAACCCCGTATTCAGATCATGGATGCGGGACTTACCGATAATTTTGGGGTTTCGGATGCTGTCCGTTTTATGTATGTGTTTAAAGATTGGATCAACGAAAATACCTCGGGCGTAGTATTTTTATGTGTGCGTGACTCTGAAAAAATAGAACCTATTCAAAAACCATTAGGAAGCTCTTTGTTGCAAAGAATGACTGCTCCTTTCCGTTTTCTATACAACAATCTGTTTAACATACAGGATATCAATAACGATGACCGCCTGGAATATATGCAAAACTGGATAGAAGTTCCTTTCGAGCAGATCAACATGGAATATATCTCTTATCCAAGCCGTTTTGATAAAGTAGCTTTTACTGCCATCAAAGAAAGACCATCGCTGAGCTGGCACCTGACCAGCCGCGAAAAAGACAATATCATCAACAATATACAGCACCCAAGAAATCAGGAAGCTTTAAGAAGGCTACAGGAAATATTGAATTAG
- a CDS encoding THUMP domain-containing class I SAM-dependent RNA methyltransferase has translation MDEKQTIIITCAPYISPILAEEVKALGYPVKASSILEVTTEGSLTDCMYLNLHLRTAHRVLYRLKGFRSANADQLYHQLKTISWEDYIPADSYFSVNSFVKNPTIRDNRFANLKVKDAIVDYLQDKYGRRPDSGPLQDRIAVFLHWKERDAGIFLDTSGESIARHGYRQVTVEAPMQEALAAAIISATQWQPDLPFVNPMCGSGTLAIEAALIKAHKAPGLIRNNFAFMHLKTFDKSAWEEMLQQAEQELKKTITSFSNQHASIIATDNDPKAIASARQNAVKAGVAGLIRFEVADFKDTALPSPAEDERKGVVVINPPYGERLGEEEQLASLYHEIGDFFKQKCAGYWGYIFTGNLNLSKQVGLRTRRRMEFVNGKIDSRLLEYELYTGKR, from the coding sequence ATGGATGAAAAACAGACAATCATCATCACCTGTGCACCGTACATTAGTCCCATATTAGCGGAAGAAGTAAAAGCTTTGGGGTATCCGGTCAAAGCAAGCAGCATACTGGAAGTGACTACAGAAGGAAGTCTTACAGATTGTATGTACCTCAATCTCCATCTACGCACGGCACACCGGGTGCTGTACCGACTCAAGGGATTTCGCAGCGCCAACGCGGATCAGTTATATCATCAACTCAAAACCATCTCCTGGGAAGATTATATCCCTGCTGACAGCTATTTCAGTGTCAATTCATTTGTAAAAAACCCTACTATCCGGGATAACCGTTTTGCTAATCTTAAAGTTAAAGACGCCATTGTAGACTATCTGCAGGATAAGTACGGGCGACGCCCCGACAGCGGGCCACTCCAGGACCGTATCGCCGTATTTTTGCACTGGAAAGAGCGTGATGCGGGTATTTTCTTGGACACTTCCGGCGAAAGCATCGCCCGTCATGGGTACCGTCAGGTCACGGTAGAGGCTCCTATGCAGGAGGCTTTGGCTGCTGCGATCATCAGTGCTACCCAGTGGCAACCGGATTTACCTTTTGTCAATCCTATGTGCGGTAGTGGTACGCTTGCTATAGAAGCAGCACTGATCAAAGCTCACAAAGCTCCCGGCCTGATACGCAATAATTTTGCATTTATGCACCTCAAAACCTTTGACAAGTCTGCGTGGGAAGAGATGCTACAACAGGCAGAGCAGGAACTAAAAAAAACCATCACCAGCTTTTCCAATCAGCATGCCAGCATTATTGCTACCGATAATGACCCTAAAGCCATTGCTTCTGCCCGGCAGAATGCTGTCAAAGCCGGAGTGGCTGGCCTGATTCGCTTTGAAGTGGCTGATTTTAAAGATACAGCATTACCATCGCCTGCCGAAGATGAGAGAAAAGGAGTGGTAGTCATTAACCCTCCTTATGGCGAAAGATTGGGAGAAGAAGAGCAACTCGCTAGTTTATACCACGAGATAGGAGACTTCTTCAAACAAAAATGTGCGGGCTACTGGGGTTACATTTTTACAGGCAACCTCAACTTATCTAAGCAAGTTGGGCTCAGAACTCGCCGACGTATGGAATTCGTCAATGGGAAAATAGATTCTCGACTTTTGGAATACGAATTGTATACAGGTAAACGCTAG
- the glgX gene encoding glycogen debranching protein GlgX, whose translation MLKTSTLQTPQVKNKDYKTWPGKPYPLGATYDEKGVNFALFSENATAVYLCLFHSSADKEEHACIQIREQTDHVWHIYIPDMKPGQLYGFRVDGPHDPAQGMRFNPNKLLIDPYAKAINGKIEWSSAIFGYPLSLEAEDRDLVQDTEDSAAGMNKSVVIDSKFDWEDVEKPNIPLHETIIYEVHVKGFTAQHPGIDPELRGTYKGMAQPQVIEYFKKLGITAVELLPVHHFVNDSVLVDKGLSNYWGYNSIGFFAPYSEYSSAGSLGEQIIEFKEMVKAYHKAGIEVILDVVYNHTAEGNHYGPTLCFKGIDNTAYYRLVEGNRRYYMDYTGTGNSLNMLHARSLQLVMDSLRYWVTEMQVDGFRFDLASTLARGLLEVGKLSTFLDTIHQDPIVSQVKLIAEPWDIGEGGYQVGNFPVQWGEWNGKYRDSVRRFWKGDESQVSELANRLSGSSDLYEATGRKPTASINFITAHDGFTLHDLVSYNEKHNEANKEDNRDGETHNESWNCGIEGLTADPEIIELRERQKRNFMATLIFSQGIPMISMGDEYGRTQHGNNNVYCQDNEISWFDWEWDERQQAFYEFTRTLMSIRTASPIMRRRRFFLGRSVHGSGVKDIRWLRTDGKDMTNKDWSSSYVRCLGMQLNGKAMEEYDEQGRRITDGIYLLLVNSYWEDVPFTFPKRLRNAHWEVLVDTYKPERMLEDELVSEELVLHSRSLLLLKKKDLRRKKK comes from the coding sequence ATGCTAAAGACATCCACTCTTCAAACGCCTCAAGTTAAAAACAAAGATTATAAAACCTGGCCCGGAAAACCCTATCCATTGGGAGCCACTTATGATGAAAAGGGTGTCAATTTTGCCCTTTTCAGTGAAAATGCCACTGCTGTTTACCTTTGTCTATTTCATTCTTCTGCAGATAAAGAAGAACATGCTTGTATACAAATCAGAGAGCAAACTGATCATGTGTGGCATATTTATATTCCTGACATGAAGCCGGGGCAGCTTTATGGCTTTCGTGTAGATGGACCGCATGATCCTGCACAGGGGATGCGCTTTAACCCTAACAAACTGTTGATTGACCCTTATGCCAAAGCCATTAACGGTAAAATAGAATGGAGTAGTGCTATCTTTGGTTATCCACTAAGTTTAGAGGCAGAAGACCGGGACCTGGTCCAGGATACTGAAGATAGTGCAGCAGGCATGAACAAGTCAGTTGTGATTGATTCTAAATTTGACTGGGAAGATGTAGAAAAACCCAATATCCCCCTTCATGAAACCATCATTTATGAAGTGCATGTCAAAGGTTTTACAGCGCAGCACCCCGGTATTGATCCTGAATTAAGGGGCACATATAAGGGAATGGCGCAGCCTCAGGTGATAGAATATTTTAAGAAACTAGGCATCACCGCAGTTGAGTTGTTACCGGTCCACCATTTTGTCAACGACAGTGTCTTGGTAGACAAAGGGCTGAGTAACTACTGGGGCTACAATAGCATCGGCTTCTTTGCCCCTTATTCAGAGTACAGTTCCGCAGGTAGTTTGGGCGAGCAGATTATCGAGTTTAAGGAGATGGTCAAAGCTTACCATAAAGCCGGTATAGAGGTCATCCTGGATGTCGTCTATAACCATACAGCTGAAGGGAATCATTATGGTCCAACCCTTTGCTTCAAAGGCATTGACAATACCGCATACTATCGGCTGGTAGAAGGTAACCGTCGCTATTATATGGACTATACGGGTACGGGCAATAGCCTGAACATGCTGCATGCCCGCTCCCTTCAACTGGTGATGGACAGCTTGCGTTATTGGGTAACTGAGATGCAGGTAGATGGCTTCCGTTTTGACCTGGCTTCTACCCTGGCCCGTGGCCTGCTGGAAGTAGGCAAGCTTTCTACTTTTCTGGATACCATTCACCAGGACCCTATTGTATCGCAGGTGAAACTGATTGCTGAACCTTGGGACATCGGAGAAGGAGGCTATCAGGTGGGTAATTTTCCCGTACAGTGGGGCGAGTGGAATGGTAAGTACCGAGACAGTGTGCGCCGCTTTTGGAAAGGAGATGAAAGCCAGGTGAGTGAACTGGCCAACCGCCTCAGCGGAAGTAGCGATTTGTATGAAGCTACCGGACGTAAGCCTACCGCCAGCATTAATTTTATTACGGCACATGATGGTTTTACGCTGCATGATCTGGTGAGCTACAACGAAAAGCATAACGAAGCCAATAAGGAGGACAACCGGGATGGAGAAACCCATAATGAAAGCTGGAATTGCGGCATAGAAGGTCTTACAGCTGATCCGGAGATCATAGAACTCAGGGAAAGGCAGAAACGTAATTTTATGGCTACACTCATCTTTAGTCAGGGCATTCCTATGATCAGTATGGGCGATGAGTACGGTCGTACACAGCATGGCAATAACAATGTGTACTGCCAGGATAACGAAATCAGCTGGTTTGACTGGGAGTGGGACGAAAGACAACAAGCTTTTTATGAATTTACCCGTACACTTATGTCCATACGTACCGCTTCTCCCATCATGCGCCGTCGTCGCTTTTTTCTGGGCAGGAGTGTACATGGTTCAGGCGTAAAAGACATCCGCTGGCTGCGTACTGATGGTAAGGATATGACCAATAAAGACTGGAGTTCATCCTATGTACGCTGTCTGGGCATGCAACTCAATGGCAAAGCCATGGAAGAATATGATGAGCAAGGCAGGCGCATTACGGATGGTATCTATTTGCTGCTGGTAAATAGCTACTGGGAAGATGTACCCTTTACTTTTCCCAAAAGGCTGAGAAATGCACATTGGGAAGTCTTGGTAGACACTTATAAGCCTGAGAGAATGTTAGAAGATGAGTTGGTTTCCGAGGAACTGGTACTGCATTCACGCTCTTTGCTTCTGCTGAAAAAAAAGGACTTAAGAAGAAAGAAAAAATAA